In Rosa chinensis cultivar Old Blush chromosome 1, RchiOBHm-V2, whole genome shotgun sequence, a genomic segment contains:
- the LOC112197255 gene encoding CYP enzymes assisting alcohol dehydrogenase isoform X1 — MSEISSSCASQVITCKAAVCWGVGEECKVEDIQVEPPQKCEVRVKMLYASLCHTDIVISKGYPIPLFPRVLGHEGVGVVESVGEEVNAEDFKQGDIVIPTFVSECQECENCLSSKSNLCLKYPLTFSGLMLDGTSRMSTVKGQKMLYHLFSCSTWSEYMVVNVNFLAKLHNWGAHGTTTPPLSHASFLSCGFSTGFGAPWKEAKIERGSTVAVIGLGAVGLGAVEGARKQGAARIIGVDKNEMKREKGIAFGMTDFINPENHQSQHDQDHNKSVSELIKDCTDGMGVDYCFECTGVASFINEALVATKMGKGTAVVIGTSSSPTLQIDFLSLMSGRTLKGSMFGGLRAKTDLPILINKCMNKEMQLDELLTHEVPLTDINQAFELLKQPECVKVLIKI, encoded by the exons ATGTCAGAAATAAGCAGCAGCTGCGCCTCACAAGTCATAACATGCAAAG CGGCGGTATGTTGGGGAGTGGGAGAAGAGTGCAAGGTGGAAGACATACAAGTAGAGCCACCACAAAAGTGTGAAGTTCGTGTCAAGATGCTCTATGCCAGTCTCTGTCACACTGACATCGTCATCTCCAAAGGATACCCAATT CCTCTTTTCCCTCGCGTTCTTGGACATGAGGGCGTTGG TGTGGTAGAGAGCGTCGGGGAAGAAGTAAACGCAGAGGATTTCAAACAAGGAGACATCGTGATACCAACGTTTGTTTCAGAGTGCCAAGAATGCGAGAATTGCTTGTCAAGCAAGTCCAACTTGTGCCTGAAATATCCGTTGACCTTTAGCGGTCTAATGCTCGATGGTACTTCAAGAATGTCGACTGTCAAGGGACAAAAGATGCTGTACCACCTCTTTTCGTGCTCCACATGGTCAGAGTACATGGTCGTTAACGTCAATTTCCTTGCCAAGCTCCACAACTGGGGTGCTCATGGTACTACTACACCACCTCTGTCCCACGCTAGCTTCCTCTCATGTGGATTCTCTACCGGATTTGGGGCTCCTTGGAAGGAAGCTAAGATTGAAAGAGGATCAACTGTTGCCGTTATTGGTCTCGGTGCTGTTGGATTAGGG GCAGTTGAGGGGGCTAGAAAGCAAGGTGCAGCTAGGATCATTGGTGTCGACAAAAATGagatgaaaagagaaaaaggaataGCTTTTGGAATGACTGATTTTATAAACCCTGAGAATCACCAATCTCAACATGATCAAGATCATAACAAATCAGTTTCTGAGCTCATCAAAGACTGCACAGATGGAATGGGTGTAGATTATTGCTTTGAGTGCACTGGCGTTGCATCTTTCATCAATGAAGCCCTAGTAGCCACAAAAATG GGTAAAGGAACAGCAGTCGTAATAGGAACCTCAAGTTCACCAACTCTTCAAATTGATTTTCTCTCCCTAATGAGTGGCAGAACCTTGAAAGGGTCCATGTTTGGAGGGCTCAGAGCGAAAACCGACCTTCCCATTCTAATCAACAAATGCATGAATAAG GAAATGCAACTGGATGAACTCTTGACTCATGAAGTTCCTCTCACAGATATTAACCAAGCATTCGAACTCTTAAAGCAGCCGGAGTGTGTGAAGGTTCTGATCAAGATTTGA
- the LOC112185746 gene encoding uncharacterized protein LOC112185746 isoform X1 yields MAICSAPLTTSFSVGSGSQLKAREIWLSGKSESVKLTAQSQSRRNSVQLRNNRNFCVRAEYSDGNRGGGADFLAGFLVGGAVFGTLAYVFAPQIRRSLLNEDEYGFRKARRPIYYDEGLEKTRQTLNAKISQLNSAIDNVSSRLRGGNNAPAAPVQSDPEVEATM; encoded by the exons ATGGCGATCTGCTCGGCTCCTCTAACCACTTCATTCTCAG TAGGCAGCGGATCTCAGCTGAAAGCGCGTGAGATTTGGTTGTCCGGCAAGTCGGAATCAGTAAAACTCACCGCACAGAGCCAGAGCCGGAGAAACTCGGTTCAATTGCGAAACAACCGTAATTTCTGTGTTCGTGCTGAGTATAG TGATGGTAATAGAGGTGGAGGTGCTGATTTTCTTGCTGGTTTCCTGGTCGGAGGTGCTGTGTTTGGAACTTTAGCTTATGTTTTTGCTCcacag ATCAGAAGATCCCTCCTCAATGAAGATGAATATGGATTTCGTAAGGCCAGGAGACCAATATATTATGACGAAGGTTTAGAG AAGACCAGGCAGACCTTGAATGCAAAAATAAGCCAGCTCAATTCAGCCATTGACAATGTCTCTTCCCGCTTGAGAGGTGGGAACAATGCGCCCGCGGCGCCAGTCCAAAGTGATCCCGAAGTAGAAGCTACCATGTGA
- the LOC112197255 gene encoding CYP enzymes assisting alcohol dehydrogenase isoform X2: MPVSVTLTSSSPKDTQFVVESVGEEVNAEDFKQGDIVIPTFVSECQECENCLSSKSNLCLKYPLTFSGLMLDGTSRMSTVKGQKMLYHLFSCSTWSEYMVVNVNFLAKLHNWGAHGTTTPPLSHASFLSCGFSTGFGAPWKEAKIERGSTVAVIGLGAVGLGAVEGARKQGAARIIGVDKNEMKREKGIAFGMTDFINPENHQSQHDQDHNKSVSELIKDCTDGMGVDYCFECTGVASFINEALVATKMGKGTAVVIGTSSSPTLQIDFLSLMSGRTLKGSMFGGLRAKTDLPILINKCMNKEMQLDELLTHEVPLTDINQAFELLKQPECVKVLIKI; the protein is encoded by the exons ATGCCAGTCTCTGTCACACTGACATCGTCATCTCCAAAGGATACCCAATT TGTGGTAGAGAGCGTCGGGGAAGAAGTAAACGCAGAGGATTTCAAACAAGGAGACATCGTGATACCAACGTTTGTTTCAGAGTGCCAAGAATGCGAGAATTGCTTGTCAAGCAAGTCCAACTTGTGCCTGAAATATCCGTTGACCTTTAGCGGTCTAATGCTCGATGGTACTTCAAGAATGTCGACTGTCAAGGGACAAAAGATGCTGTACCACCTCTTTTCGTGCTCCACATGGTCAGAGTACATGGTCGTTAACGTCAATTTCCTTGCCAAGCTCCACAACTGGGGTGCTCATGGTACTACTACACCACCTCTGTCCCACGCTAGCTTCCTCTCATGTGGATTCTCTACCGGATTTGGGGCTCCTTGGAAGGAAGCTAAGATTGAAAGAGGATCAACTGTTGCCGTTATTGGTCTCGGTGCTGTTGGATTAGGG GCAGTTGAGGGGGCTAGAAAGCAAGGTGCAGCTAGGATCATTGGTGTCGACAAAAATGagatgaaaagagaaaaaggaataGCTTTTGGAATGACTGATTTTATAAACCCTGAGAATCACCAATCTCAACATGATCAAGATCATAACAAATCAGTTTCTGAGCTCATCAAAGACTGCACAGATGGAATGGGTGTAGATTATTGCTTTGAGTGCACTGGCGTTGCATCTTTCATCAATGAAGCCCTAGTAGCCACAAAAATG GGTAAAGGAACAGCAGTCGTAATAGGAACCTCAAGTTCACCAACTCTTCAAATTGATTTTCTCTCCCTAATGAGTGGCAGAACCTTGAAAGGGTCCATGTTTGGAGGGCTCAGAGCGAAAACCGACCTTCCCATTCTAATCAACAAATGCATGAATAAG GAAATGCAACTGGATGAACTCTTGACTCATGAAGTTCCTCTCACAGATATTAACCAAGCATTCGAACTCTTAAAGCAGCCGGAGTGTGTGAAGGTTCTGATCAAGATTTGA
- the LOC112185746 gene encoding uncharacterized protein LOC112185746 isoform X2: protein MAICSAPLTTSFSGSGSQLKAREIWLSGKSESVKLTAQSQSRRNSVQLRNNRNFCVRAEYSDGNRGGGADFLAGFLVGGAVFGTLAYVFAPQIRRSLLNEDEYGFRKARRPIYYDEGLEKTRQTLNAKISQLNSAIDNVSSRLRGGNNAPAAPVQSDPEVEATM, encoded by the exons ATGGCGATCTGCTCGGCTCCTCTAACCACTTCATTCTCAG GCAGCGGATCTCAGCTGAAAGCGCGTGAGATTTGGTTGTCCGGCAAGTCGGAATCAGTAAAACTCACCGCACAGAGCCAGAGCCGGAGAAACTCGGTTCAATTGCGAAACAACCGTAATTTCTGTGTTCGTGCTGAGTATAG TGATGGTAATAGAGGTGGAGGTGCTGATTTTCTTGCTGGTTTCCTGGTCGGAGGTGCTGTGTTTGGAACTTTAGCTTATGTTTTTGCTCcacag ATCAGAAGATCCCTCCTCAATGAAGATGAATATGGATTTCGTAAGGCCAGGAGACCAATATATTATGACGAAGGTTTAGAG AAGACCAGGCAGACCTTGAATGCAAAAATAAGCCAGCTCAATTCAGCCATTGACAATGTCTCTTCCCGCTTGAGAGGTGGGAACAATGCGCCCGCGGCGCCAGTCCAAAGTGATCCCGAAGTAGAAGCTACCATGTGA